The window CCCCCCTCCACTGTAAGCCTTCGCACCTGACGGCCTTCTTTCCCGCGTCCCATGTCCTGTGCCCGTTACCCTGAGCGACATGACCGATTCCAGCGACAACACCGCCCCGCCGCCCCCCGAAGGCCGGGCTAGAACCATCATTTTCGGCTCCCAGCATGACCGGATCATGGCGCGGCTTGAAGGTTTAGATCCCGAGCTGGCCGCCCACATTCAGGCCTTCGCCTACGACACCGTGTACGACTCCTCGGCGCTGGATCTGAAGACGCAGGAGCTGATCGCCTGTGCCCTGCTGGTGTCGCTGGGCAGTCCGCCGGAACTGCGCACCCACCTGCGCGGTGCGCTGAACGCCGGGGCGACGGAAGCCGAGCTGCGCGGCGCGCTGATGCTGTGCGTGCCGTACCTGGGCTTTCCGCGCACGGTGGCCGGGTTCGAGGCATTGAAGAATTATCTGGACGCGCAGGAAAAGAAAAAGGGGTGAACGGGCCGCAGCCTGTCCACCCCTCGGATTGAACGATCTCAGAACATGTACTTGACGCCGATCCGGGCCTTGAAGCTGGTGCCGGGGCGGACGAAGCGATTGTCGTAAGTGCTGTAGCTGCCATCGCTGGTGGGAACGCTCTCGGTGGTCTGTGCGCTGCCTGGAGGATTC is drawn from Deinococcus radiopugnans ATCC 19172 and contains these coding sequences:
- a CDS encoding carboxymuconolactone decarboxylase family protein, whose translation is MTDSSDNTAPPPPEGRARTIIFGSQHDRIMARLEGLDPELAAHIQAFAYDTVYDSSALDLKTQELIACALLVSLGSPPELRTHLRGALNAGATEAELRGALMLCVPYLGFPRTVAGFEALKNYLDAQEKKKG